A genome region from Microplitis demolitor isolate Queensland-Clemson2020A chromosome 1, iyMicDemo2.1a, whole genome shotgun sequence includes the following:
- the LOC128668222 gene encoding uncharacterized protein LOC128668222, protein MEIPEKDLTQAHKFSSPKLDRFPEICDTILISTDNTEEEYKSAEYYVSMAGTSRQGLSSEPLGTRFHTKKSQVLSLSQIKQFLVDASDNIYLAMKVILIFGFCGALRSGEYCSIKTQDVEETGTQFIVTIRDTKNYYPGSFVIMDEYSDKIRQYVALQPENSNTDRFFILYDKGACKRQPMDKNTIADKPTKHKNSRQQIRVEDDLESVDEDEELQTYEEDAEEEENEDEGEEKYTDGVEDEDDEEVEHTEDEVEDKKQKHTDLTEVDK, encoded by the exons AAATTTGTGACACAATACTAATATCGACTGATAATACTGAAGAGGAGTATAAGAGCGCAGAATATTATGTTTCCATGGCGGGAACTTCACGTCAAGGACTATCATCAGAACCTTTAGGTACAA ggtttcacacaaaaaaatctcaagtCTTATCATTGTCTCAGATCAAACAATTTCTCGTTGACGCTTccgacaatatttatttggctATGAAG GTGATACTCATTTTTGGATTTTGCGGGGCATTAAGATCGGGTGAATATTGTTCAATCAAAACTCAAGATGTTGAAGAAACTGGAACTCAGTTCATTGTTACTATCCGagacacaaaaaattattatcctgGTTCGTTCGTCATCATGGATGAATACAGCGATAAAATTCGTCAGTACGTAGCTTTACAACCGGAAAACTCGAACACTGACAGATTTTTTATACTGTACGACAAAGGGGCCTGCAAACGTCAACCAATggataaaaatacaatagcagat AAGCCtacaaaacataaaaatagcCGTCAACAAATTCGAGTAGAGGATGACTTAGAAAGCGTGGATGAGGACGAAGAACTACAAACTTATGAAGAAGATGCAGAAGAAGAGGAAAATGAAGATGAAGGAGAAGAGAAATATACAGATGGTGTAGAAGATGAAGACGACGAGGAAGTAGAACATACAGAAGACGAAGTAGAGGATAAAAAACAGAAACATACAGATCTAACCGAGGTTGACAAATAG